One Candidatus Ornithobacterium hominis genomic region harbors:
- a CDS encoding Gfo/Idh/MocA family protein produces MLNIGVAGAGHLGKIHLKLLQQSEKFNLIGFHDTDRQTIEFAEKMGYQYFENLQDLLDQVDVLDIVTPTTSHFKIAEQAIKNKKHIFIEKPISQSLKEAAFIKKMAEEYGVLGQVGHVERFNPAFLAVQEQIKNPKFIEIHRLAEFNPRGTDVPVVLDLMIHDLDIILSIIDSGVKEIRSNGVAVVSETPDIANARILFENGCVVNLTTSRISMRNMRKTRIFQRDAYISIDFLEKKSEIIRIEDAEENSTDEFSMILENAEHVKKKIYFEYPKIEANNAILQELEELADSINHGKPIKVKLEDGYKALELAYQIIDNF; encoded by the coding sequence ATGCTGAACATTGGAGTTGCAGGCGCAGGCCATTTGGGGAAAATTCATTTGAAGCTTTTACAGCAATCTGAGAAGTTCAATTTGATTGGTTTTCACGATACTGACCGGCAAACTATTGAATTTGCTGAGAAAATGGGGTATCAATATTTTGAAAATCTTCAGGATTTACTTGATCAAGTGGATGTTTTGGATATTGTGACTCCTACGACTTCACACTTTAAAATAGCAGAACAAGCCATCAAAAACAAAAAACATATTTTTATAGAAAAACCTATTTCACAAAGTCTAAAAGAAGCTGCTTTTATAAAAAAAATGGCAGAAGAATATGGAGTTTTGGGGCAAGTGGGGCACGTAGAGCGGTTTAACCCCGCTTTTTTGGCAGTGCAAGAACAGATTAAAAATCCGAAATTCATTGAAATTCACCGCTTAGCAGAGTTTAATCCGCGCGGAACAGATGTGCCAGTCGTTTTGGATTTGATGATTCATGATTTAGATATTATTTTATCTATCATTGATTCTGGGGTAAAGGAAATTCGCAGCAATGGCGTGGCAGTCGTCAGTGAAACGCCTGATATTGCGAATGCAAGAATTTTATTTGAAAATGGCTGTGTGGTGAATCTCACGACGAGTAGGATTTCGATGAGAAATATGCGCAAAACTCGAATTTTCCAAAGAGATGCCTATATTTCGATTGATTTTTTGGAGAAAAAATCAGAAATAATCCGAATAGAAGATGCTGAAGAAAATAGTACGGATGAATTTTCTATGATTTTAGAAAATGCTGAACATGTAAAGAAAAAAATTTACTTCGAATACCCCAAAATTGAAGCAAATAATGCTATTTTGCAAGAATTAGAAGAATTAGCAGATAGCATCAACCATGGGAAACCAATCAAAGTGAAGTTGGAAGACGGGTATAAAGCATTGGAATTAGCCTATCAAATTATTGATAACTTTTAA
- the ccsA gene encoding cytochrome c biogenesis protein CcsA has translation MSWIEKMLFSTRAMAVMLFVYAISMAVATFVENDFGTPAAKEMIYYSWWFNLVQVLLIINFIVNIWRYRLWRKEKWSVLTFHLAFVIIFIGAAYTHLFSVEGNMNIREGETSTEIISSQTYMKMSLFDDTQNLVYETPYQMTYFDRKEASFPFKRQFEKKYQFKDKVISLKALDFIELAKDTILEGSGKPTLEIVSIGQSGRVSNYIQAGEIKEIAGAMFSFDNPIPGSIQIAQTPEGLKINSPLEGQSIKMAGQQIGQVTDSLALLQTQQMIYVDSVQDLNLKSLYQIGPANFVLPREVFLAKVDYIHGDKNNPQDQNNANAIFVEYDDGSVKDTLLVRGSVGSTGYSIRKNINGLQVSLGFGSKIIKTPFGMKLRDFEMETYPGSGNPASYASEITVIDNGKEEDYRIYMNNVLDHGGYRFFQSSYDPDQMGTRLSVNQDRPGTMLTYIGYILLFISMFFTLFWKGTRFYSLHQQLKQLGQKRFLVLILVLATIQSWAQDSVPHTHQHPKTDSIEMATPFSTETETLIPAEEVVKKVKFNAEHINELEHLLVQDDQGRIKPLGTHALELLRKIYKSDKYAGLPAVGWFMSVQQDPSLWAKASLIRVTDKIGLDLQKKLKVDKTGHTSLLNLVDLNTGAFLLADEYSTAFRKKQSERSKAEQEILNVTERFSILDNIAKGYYLKMIPVKNDRNETWNSWLKSVEPLEIDTTALAFFNTYFNRLGKAQKSGDWQQANKSLKEINEYQQKWGENVIPPATKVNIEVFYNKVEPFFFVMIAYTFLGIILLILGFIQILAHKPRWLNGIIKATLGITLLVFLIHAIGLSLRWYISGHAPWTNGYEAIIFISWVSVLAGGLLYRNGNALLPAAGCLVAVIMMGFAHGSSLLDPQITPLAPVLNSYWLIIHVGIIASSYAFFGLGMMLSIFSLILYFFKPSKKIQHTIKELTVVNEMSLTIGLFALTVGTFLGGMWANESWGRYWSWDPKETWAFISIITYAIVLHMRLVPGLRGNYAFNVVSLWSISSVIMTYFGVNYYLTGLHTYAAGDSIPIPAWVPIGVVLFLSLSLLSYYFHRKNLKSNQ, from the coding sequence ATGAGTTGGATAGAGAAAATGCTTTTTTCTACAAGAGCGATGGCTGTGATGTTGTTTGTTTATGCTATTTCCATGGCTGTGGCTACTTTTGTGGAAAATGATTTTGGTACACCAGCTGCCAAAGAAATGATATACTATAGTTGGTGGTTTAATTTAGTACAAGTTTTGTTGATAATTAACTTTATTGTCAATATTTGGCGTTACCGCTTGTGGCGAAAAGAAAAATGGTCTGTTTTGACTTTTCACTTAGCTTTTGTCATTATTTTCATTGGGGCAGCTTATACGCATCTTTTTTCAGTGGAGGGGAATATGAACATCCGCGAGGGTGAAACTTCTACAGAAATCATTAGTAGCCAGACTTATATGAAGATGAGTCTTTTTGACGATACACAAAATTTGGTGTACGAGACCCCTTATCAAATGACTTATTTTGACCGAAAGGAAGCTTCTTTTCCTTTTAAAAGACAGTTTGAAAAAAAATATCAGTTTAAAGATAAAGTGATTTCTCTGAAGGCTTTAGATTTTATTGAATTAGCAAAAGATACCATTTTGGAAGGAAGTGGTAAGCCGACTCTGGAAATCGTGAGCATAGGGCAGAGCGGAAGGGTAAGCAATTACATTCAAGCGGGGGAAATCAAAGAAATAGCTGGTGCAATGTTTAGTTTTGATAACCCAATTCCTGGGAGCATTCAGATTGCTCAAACTCCTGAAGGGCTAAAGATAAATTCTCCGCTGGAGGGGCAAAGCATCAAAATGGCAGGGCAACAAATCGGGCAAGTGACAGATTCATTAGCTTTGCTGCAGACGCAACAGATGATTTATGTGGATTCTGTACAAGACTTAAATTTAAAATCACTTTACCAAATTGGCCCAGCAAATTTTGTTTTACCTCGAGAGGTTTTTTTAGCTAAAGTTGATTACATTCATGGCGATAAAAATAACCCACAAGATCAGAATAATGCTAATGCAATATTTGTGGAATACGATGACGGCAGTGTGAAAGACACTCTCTTGGTGCGTGGTAGCGTGGGTAGCACGGGCTATAGTATAAGAAAGAATATCAATGGTTTGCAAGTTTCACTTGGTTTTGGTTCTAAAATTATCAAAACGCCTTTTGGCATGAAATTAAGAGATTTTGAGATGGAAACTTATCCTGGCTCAGGAAATCCAGCATCGTATGCAAGTGAAATCACAGTTATTGATAACGGAAAAGAAGAAGATTACCGTATTTATATGAACAATGTTTTAGACCATGGCGGTTACCGATTTTTTCAATCCAGCTACGACCCAGACCAAATGGGGACACGCCTGAGTGTAAACCAAGATCGCCCTGGAACGATGTTAACATACATCGGGTATATTTTACTATTTATTTCTATGTTTTTCACTCTGTTTTGGAAGGGGACACGTTTCTACTCTTTACACCAACAATTAAAACAATTAGGCCAAAAAAGATTCCTTGTACTCATTTTAGTTTTAGCAACCATACAAAGCTGGGCACAAGATAGTGTGCCACATACGCATCAGCACCCCAAAACGGATTCAATAGAAATGGCAACTCCTTTCTCCACAGAAACGGAAACGCTTATTCCAGCAGAGGAAGTCGTGAAAAAGGTGAAGTTTAACGCTGAGCATATTAATGAGCTAGAACATCTGCTAGTGCAAGATGACCAAGGGCGGATAAAACCCCTTGGAACCCACGCTTTGGAATTGCTTCGGAAGATATACAAAAGTGATAAATACGCTGGTCTGCCCGCTGTAGGCTGGTTTATGTCTGTGCAACAAGACCCTTCGCTGTGGGCAAAAGCGTCGCTGATACGAGTAACGGATAAGATTGGTCTAGATTTACAAAAAAAATTAAAAGTTGATAAAACGGGACATACCTCATTATTGAATTTAGTGGATTTAAACACAGGAGCTTTCTTATTAGCTGATGAATATTCGACAGCATTTCGCAAAAAGCAGTCGGAGAGAAGCAAAGCTGAACAAGAAATTCTAAATGTGACAGAACGATTTAGCATATTAGATAATATAGCAAAAGGCTATTACCTAAAGATGATTCCAGTGAAAAATGATAGAAATGAAACATGGAATAGCTGGCTAAAATCTGTAGAGCCTTTAGAAATAGACACAACGGCCTTAGCTTTCTTTAATACCTATTTCAACCGCTTGGGGAAAGCACAAAAATCAGGTGATTGGCAACAAGCCAATAAAAGCCTGAAAGAAATAAATGAATATCAACAAAAATGGGGGGAAAATGTAATTCCACCAGCAACCAAAGTCAATATCGAAGTTTTTTATAACAAAGTAGAACCATTCTTTTTTGTGATGATTGCTTATACCTTTTTGGGAATTATTCTATTAATTTTAGGATTCATTCAAATTTTAGCACATAAACCACGATGGTTAAACGGCATCATCAAAGCTACTTTAGGAATAACTTTATTGGTATTTTTAATCCATGCCATTGGGCTGAGCTTACGTTGGTATATTTCAGGTCACGCCCCTTGGACTAACGGTTATGAGGCCATTATTTTCATCTCATGGGTAAGTGTATTAGCTGGTGGATTGCTCTACCGCAACGGGAACGCCCTGTTACCTGCAGCAGGCTGTCTAGTTGCAGTTATCATGATGGGATTTGCGCATGGTAGCTCACTTCTAGACCCTCAAATTACGCCATTGGCTCCAGTATTAAATTCGTATTGGCTAATTATTCATGTAGGAATCATAGCCTCCAGCTATGCCTTTTTTGGACTAGGAATGATGCTATCTATTTTTTCTTTAATTTTATATTTTTTTAAGCCTTCCAAAAAAATTCAACACACCATCAAAGAATTAACTGTAGTAAATGAAATGTCGCTAACCATCGGGCTATTTGCCTTGACAGTAGGTACATTTTTAGGAGGAATGTGGGCCAATGAAAGCTGGGGACGCTACTGGAGCTGGGATCCCAAAGAAACTTGGGCATTCATCTCAATCATCACTTACGCCATAGTGTTGCATATGAGGCTAGTGCCAGGTTTGCGAGGAAACTATGCATTTAATGTAGTTTCACTATGGTCAATTTCAAGCGTGATAATGACTTATTTTGGAGTCAATTATTACTTGACAGGTTTACACACCTATGCAGCGGGAGACAGTATTCCGATCCCAGCGTGGGTACCCATTGGAGTCGTTTTATTCTTAAGTTTAAGTTTATTATCCTATTATTTTCATCGGAAAAATCTCAAATCCAACCAATAA
- a CDS encoding peptidylprolyl isomerase yields the protein MTKLKLNNFLLLFSLLFYSVLQAQNTNYGTKVDGVSAVIGDEIVIQSEIDRDFEMAKQQGAKIDDKCSFIENFLVQKLILSKAKIDTLISVSNERAAAEADARIANIRSRGSDEQILQAYGFANMAEFRNYVIELQKENTLVAEKQRSIVKDVDASPKEVREFFEQHKNELPDLGEQIEISQIIIYPELTENHKQEIKDRLIKIKKDIEDGDDFKTKASLYSDDPGSASNGGLYENVSRGKFVPEFDAIAFNLQEGEISEPVETEFGFHIIKLDKRLGQNINVRHILIKPVYTQDELNTAKDSLNGIKKEIQSGKITFEEAARRYSKDKFTRFNGGKIINPSTQESRFERSDLPTTQLYAIAGLNKGDFSDIFELEHDRKKALGLIRIDDIIPAHKIDIKTDYSRLSNITKQQLQQEKLYQWVREKLPETYIKLNRDLMNCNFDFNWKKL from the coding sequence ATGACGAAATTAAAATTAAATAACTTTTTACTGCTTTTTAGCCTATTGTTTTACAGTGTATTACAAGCTCAAAATACAAATTACGGAACAAAAGTGGATGGTGTGAGCGCCGTGATTGGTGATGAAATTGTGATTCAATCTGAAATTGATAGAGATTTTGAGATGGCAAAGCAGCAGGGAGCTAAAATAGATGACAAATGTTCTTTTATAGAGAATTTTTTAGTTCAAAAATTAATTTTGAGCAAAGCAAAAATTGATACCTTAATTAGCGTTTCAAACGAGAGAGCTGCCGCCGAAGCTGATGCCCGAATTGCAAATATCCGTTCACGCGGGAGTGATGAGCAAATTTTACAAGCTTATGGTTTTGCCAATATGGCCGAATTTAGAAATTATGTGATTGAACTGCAAAAAGAAAATACCTTGGTTGCTGAGAAGCAAAGAAGCATAGTAAAAGATGTTGATGCGTCGCCCAAAGAAGTGCGTGAGTTTTTTGAACAACACAAAAACGAATTACCCGACCTAGGTGAGCAAATTGAGATTTCTCAAATCATCATTTACCCAGAATTGACAGAGAATCATAAGCAGGAAATCAAAGATCGCCTGATCAAAATCAAAAAAGACATTGAAGACGGTGATGATTTCAAGACCAAAGCTTCGCTTTATTCTGACGACCCAGGTTCTGCTAGCAATGGGGGATTGTATGAAAATGTGAGCAGAGGAAAGTTTGTTCCAGAATTTGATGCTATAGCTTTCAATCTACAAGAAGGTGAAATTTCTGAACCAGTAGAAACTGAGTTTGGTTTTCACATCATCAAATTAGATAAGCGATTGGGGCAAAACATCAATGTGCGACATATTTTGATAAAACCCGTCTATACCCAAGACGAACTAAATACTGCCAAAGATAGTCTCAATGGAATCAAGAAAGAAATTCAGTCGGGTAAAATCACTTTTGAAGAAGCTGCAAGACGCTACAGTAAAGATAAATTTACACGATTTAATGGCGGGAAAATCATTAACCCATCAACACAAGAAAGTCGATTTGAGAGAAGTGATTTACCCACAACTCAACTCTACGCCATCGCTGGGCTCAACAAAGGTGATTTTTCTGATATTTTTGAATTAGAACATGACCGAAAAAAGGCTCTCGGGTTGATACGTATAGACGATATCATCCCAGCGCATAAAATTGATATCAAAACCGACTATTCTCGTCTAAGTAATATCACAAAACAGCAATTGCAACAGGAGAAATTATACCAATGGGTGAGAGAAAAATTACCTGAAACTTACATTAAATTAAATCGAGATTTGATGAACTGTAACTTTGATTTTAACTGGAAAAAACTTTAA
- a CDS encoding hydroxymethylglutaryl-CoA lyase, with protein MNKDKQRLYISNCPRDAMQGIKSFIKTPQKIEYLQSLLGVNFELLDCGSFVSPRIIPQMADTAQVLAALDKSKSNTKISVIIANHRGAELALQQKNVDFLGFPFSISETFQQKNTNATRLEGLERIEIIQDMLRGSGKNLLVYLSMAFGNRYGEDWSLDLLLNFVEKIVERGVYRFNVSDTVGVATPHQIQQVFLSLKKNFPKVHFGAHLHTIYNQWYEKIDAAYQGGCTHFDGAIHGFGGCPMADSLLIGNMPTEKLINYAQLHQLNHELNLAAFEGAFNNALTLFRGQSFAKWR; from the coding sequence ATGAATAAGGATAAGCAAAGACTTTATATCAGCAATTGCCCGCGTGACGCCATGCAAGGCATCAAAAGCTTTATAAAAACGCCTCAAAAAATTGAATACCTCCAGAGCTTGCTCGGTGTTAATTTTGAGTTACTAGATTGTGGTAGTTTTGTATCACCACGCATTATTCCTCAGATGGCTGATACGGCACAGGTTTTGGCAGCTTTAGATAAATCAAAATCCAATACAAAAATTTCTGTAATTATAGCCAATCACCGTGGTGCAGAACTCGCTCTACAACAAAAAAATGTAGATTTTTTAGGCTTTCCTTTCTCTATTTCAGAAACCTTTCAGCAAAAAAACACCAACGCTACACGCCTGGAAGGGCTAGAACGCATTGAAATCATTCAAGATATGCTGCGCGGTAGCGGTAAAAATTTATTGGTTTACCTCTCGATGGCTTTCGGCAATAGATATGGCGAAGATTGGTCTTTAGATTTATTGTTAAATTTCGTAGAAAAAATAGTTGAGCGAGGAGTTTATCGGTTTAATGTATCTGACACTGTGGGTGTTGCAACACCACATCAGATTCAACAAGTTTTTTTAAGCCTTAAAAAAAATTTCCCAAAAGTGCATTTTGGGGCTCATTTACATACTATCTATAATCAATGGTACGAAAAAATTGATGCAGCCTACCAAGGCGGGTGCACTCATTTTGACGGTGCAATTCATGGTTTTGGTGGCTGCCCAATGGCCGATTCGCTCCTGATAGGGAACATGCCAACGGAGAAGCTCATCAACTATGCTCAGTTGCATCAACTAAATCATGAGTTAAATTTAGCTGCCTTTGAAGGAGCTTTTAATAATGCCTTAACATTATTTCGGGGCCAAAGCTTTGCAAAATGGAGATAG
- a CDS encoding peptidylprolyl isomerase, translating to MNKIITICFLFSFIFFSCKEENDKNIIASYKDEQLTSSEIKAMLPNGLSPEDSTKLVKEFIENWAINKIILETSREELDKNVLLEIEQKVENYKNDLLVDEIELQWLAQDSVMNPSEKELLDYYEKNKANFLAEDDFVEFRFAEVPSSKAYITRKLMQENTPKAQIKLDTLVKNNLYKAEIKPEQWLKFNQLVQLTPLPDNAPKAIYLKKQIFNLPHQGNYFLLQITNFARKGEPKPFVLVKNQIQSMLINKRKLNLLTDKKNKLYEKALYNDEIKIK from the coding sequence ATGAATAAAATTATAACTATTTGTTTTCTTTTCTCTTTTATCTTTTTTTCTTGCAAAGAAGAGAATGATAAAAATATTATCGCCAGCTACAAAGATGAGCAATTAACTAGCAGTGAGATTAAAGCGATGCTGCCCAATGGGCTGAGCCCTGAGGATAGTACCAAATTAGTGAAAGAATTCATTGAAAATTGGGCTATAAATAAAATTATTTTAGAAACTAGCCGTGAAGAATTAGATAAAAATGTTTTACTGGAAATAGAACAAAAAGTTGAGAATTACAAAAATGATTTGCTGGTAGATGAGATTGAATTACAATGGCTGGCACAGGATAGCGTGATGAATCCGAGTGAAAAAGAATTACTTGATTATTACGAAAAAAATAAAGCTAATTTTTTAGCAGAAGATGATTTCGTAGAATTTCGTTTTGCGGAAGTTCCTTCTTCCAAAGCTTACATCACGCGGAAGTTGATGCAAGAAAACACGCCAAAAGCTCAAATAAAGCTAGATACACTGGTGAAAAATAATTTGTATAAAGCTGAGATTAAACCCGAGCAATGGCTGAAATTTAATCAATTGGTGCAGCTAACGCCTTTACCAGATAATGCTCCAAAAGCTATTTATTTAAAAAAGCAAATTTTTAACCTTCCTCATCAGGGTAATTATTTTCTGCTCCAAATTACTAATTTTGCTAGAAAAGGAGAGCCGAAACCTTTTGTTTTAGTAAAAAATCAGATTCAAAGCATGCTAATCAACAAAAGAAAATTAAATTTGCTAACTGATAAAAAAAATAAACTTTACGAAAAAGCCTTATATAATGACGAAATTAAAATTAAATAA
- the prmC gene encoding peptide chain release factor N(5)-glutamine methyltransferase gives MKNLQQIRDKFNVLNQIYTPSEINTIFYALAEKFLGQKKSTLRMGLHELNSKLDEKEILFDNALYALQRGEPYQYVLGEAEFFGLRLKVNSQVLIPRPETEELIEWMLQDINDLEKFNGNILDIGTGSGAIALALKAKLPSANVYGIDYREEIIEVAENNARINHLKADFRVMNLFESDFRELPYFDYIISNPPYIPLQEKENMPDVVKKFEPETALFVEDENPTKYYFEISQKAQDILKPKGKVFVEIHQNFAEKVKEIYDFGFSKTELKKDISGNWRMLKASGTYTCG, from the coding sequence ATGAAAAATTTACAGCAAATTCGAGATAAATTTAACGTTTTAAATCAAATTTATACTCCATCAGAAATTAATACGATTTTCTATGCCTTAGCTGAAAAGTTTTTAGGTCAAAAAAAATCAACACTGAGAATGGGTTTACATGAACTAAATTCTAAATTAGATGAGAAAGAAATCTTGTTTGATAATGCTCTTTACGCCTTACAAAGAGGAGAACCTTACCAATACGTGTTGGGAGAAGCTGAGTTTTTTGGCTTGCGCTTGAAGGTGAATTCGCAGGTGTTGATTCCTCGGCCAGAGACAGAAGAATTGATAGAATGGATGCTACAAGATATTAATGATTTAGAAAAATTTAATGGGAATATTTTAGACATCGGGACTGGTAGCGGAGCAATTGCCTTGGCATTGAAGGCTAAATTGCCTTCAGCAAATGTATATGGTATCGATTATCGGGAAGAAATCATAGAAGTGGCAGAAAATAATGCGAGAATTAATCATTTAAAAGCTGATTTCCGTGTAATGAATTTATTTGAGTCTGATTTCAGAGAATTGCCTTACTTTGATTATATTATTAGCAATCCACCATATATTCCTTTGCAAGAAAAGGAAAATATGCCTGATGTTGTTAAAAAATTTGAACCAGAAACAGCACTTTTTGTTGAAGATGAAAACCCGACAAAATATTATTTTGAAATAAGCCAAAAAGCACAAGATATTTTGAAACCAAAAGGAAAAGTTTTTGTGGAAATTCATCAAAATTTTGCAGAAAAAGTCAAAGAAATTTATGATTTTGGATTTTCTAAAACGGAACTGAAAAAAGATATTTCTGGAAATTGGCGAATGCTAAAAGCTTCAGGAACTTACACGTGTGGGTGA
- a CDS encoding protein-L-isoaspartate(D-aspartate) O-methyltransferase: protein MWTENFRQKGKRQQLIKRLIAKGIDDENVLQAMGQIPRHLFIDSAFEDFAYEDKAFPIAADQTISHPYTVAFQSSLLHLSPSESVLEIGTGCGYQTAVLIAMGAKVYTIERQQKLVKFSKRMFQLLELSPVYQTYGDGFKGLPTFAPFDKIIVTAGSPIIPKKLLQQLRIGGIAVVPIGENNQKMYSFLKVSERKYEQMEFGDYKFVPMLEQKDF from the coding sequence ATGTGGACAGAAAATTTTAGGCAGAAAGGCAAACGCCAACAGCTCATAAAACGGCTAATAGCAAAGGGAATTGATGATGAAAACGTATTGCAAGCCATGGGGCAAATCCCCAGGCACTTGTTTATTGACTCTGCTTTTGAGGATTTTGCTTACGAAGACAAAGCCTTCCCGATCGCCGCAGACCAAACCATTTCTCATCCATACACGGTCGCCTTCCAAAGCAGTTTATTGCATCTCTCTCCTAGCGAATCAGTTTTAGAAATTGGCACAGGCTGTGGCTACCAAACGGCGGTTCTCATCGCCATGGGTGCAAAAGTTTACACCATCGAACGTCAGCAAAAACTCGTCAAATTCTCTAAAAGAATGTTTCAACTTTTAGAACTTTCGCCCGTTTACCAAACCTATGGCGACGGGTTCAAAGGTTTGCCCACTTTTGCCCCGTTTGATAAAATCATCGTGACGGCTGGTAGCCCCATTATCCCTAAAAAATTACTGCAACAGCTCAGGATTGGAGGAATTGCCGTAGTTCCCATCGGTGAAAATAATCAAAAAATGTATAGTTTCCTAAAGGTAAGCGAACGTAAATATGAGCAAATGGAATTTGGAGACTATAAATTCGTCCCGATGTTGGAACAGAAGGATTTTTAA